The sequence catccgacctgacacaataaagaatggaggatgtgtaccattatagctatattgtactgcactttgtccagcataatatgtatataacatatactgtgatgtatatatgcagtatctttgatgtgtatatggtgtctgcatacactgtatgtgagtatgttgcactggcactgtatgtgtgtgtatatgctgtgtgtgcacatgagtatttatatgtgattgtaactcgcatgtgtgagtatactaatatgtatattttttaagagctagggggccctgtctctcctagttacgccactgctgaaaGGGTCAATTATTCTGCCCCTCAACGTGCCTTCTGTAGCCAGGGCATAGCCTTTGGCCACCTTCAAGCTGCTCTATTAGGGCCATAACCAGAAGAGTTTGGGTTACACTGGGTTACATCCCCACAGATTACATCATAGTCTCTGCACGCCTCCAAATCCCTTTATCTCCACTTTAAACTACACTTCCCATGAGCCCCCGCGGTCTCCCCCGGAACAGGCTTTCACTGGGGCATGGGGGGTGAACTTCCGGCACCGCTACTTCCGGCCCGGAAGAGCTGTGTCAGGGTGCAGGAATAGGGCAAGATGGCGACAGCGGCTGTGATCGAGTTCCAGAGAGCGCAAGAAATGCTGGTGACGGACCGGGCGGCGAGTATAGACATCCTGCAGTCTATAGGTGAGCGGGGCGCCTGAGGGGGCCGGGGGAGGGCGCCGCTGCCGGCTGTGTATGGAGGGAACATGGAGCCCACACTGCTGACTGTGTGCCATTGTTAGAGCTGTGTGTAGATATGTGGTGCCCTGGTGTAGTGGAGCTGCTGGGCCTAGTACCACACGTGATCACTGGTATACACCTATAGGAAGCTATAGGataggcagtgctgtatacatatatCTACACATACCTATATATAGAGAAATTATATCCAGGAGCTACACTCATAGATGAACAACACCCAACCATGACCATTGTCACAGAGCCCTGTTCTATTCAGCTGTAATTTGGGAAAGttgggtcacccagctttcctatagTCATAAATGGTAGGGGCAAAGATTCACTCCATGACTAGGCCGCTCAGCCTTTGCACAACATATCAGAATGTTGTAAGTGTGACCATATTGGTTAGTGTCTCATCATATTGAAACTGTAAATTAGGGGCAGGCCAGAGTTCCCAGGCTTTTAGGTTTataaaacttaaaggggatgtctggagGGTGCGTTGTCACATTTACGATTTAAGATGCTGTTtctgatgtccaaaccagaagtGGAATGAAAATACAGAAACATGTCTCACCGATTCTGACCCACTCCACCTTCTGGCTTCAAAGAATGCATCCAAAAAACATGGATGttctcttccaaaaacagctgatCATGGCCAGTGCTGGGTATTGCCACTAAGCTTCATTCATTcctatagagctgagctgcaataccagcacacatggtcaggtgtggtggtGTTTTTGGtataaagcagccatgtttttcacccACCTGACAATTCTTTTAATCATTCTATAATAAATTACCCATTCAGCATCTTTCTAAAATTAGATGTTCAGTTACTTGCCAAGACCTCTGCTTTCTGTCAGTAAAGGATTACTTGTCCAGGTGTAATATCTCAAACCTGAGATATCCCTTCACTTGTGTttatcctaattttttttttgattcacTAGATACAGTTGTAACAAAACCCTTAGTTTTAAAAAGTTAACTCTTAACTAGTTTTTCATCCTGGATTGTAAGACAAAATGCATCTATAACATATATTTACATCACAGGATTAATGGGATTAGGAGAATTATAAATTTTACTTTCAGTGTTTCTCTAAAGGAATGTTCTGATATTTACAGGTGTTATCCTATTGATAATACTGACAGTGAGGATTCCTGCTAGGTTAAGAGATGAAGGGGGGGGGAATCAATAACTGAAACCTCAGAACCACCACAATCTCCATTCCACTTGTACGCCACTTATTTGTTGGCTTAGTTTATGCTGTGAAATATGCCAAATATGACTCTTTGTGGTGCAGTGTTGGCATTGTAGACTATAATAATTGGTACATATGCCAGTTTTTAACAAAACTTATGCCAGAAGTTGTCAAATCTTGCCTCACTTTCTTATGGCATGTTTAGGGCTCATGGGCGACTATGATTCAGAGATTTGGGAAACAGTGAATAGAGATTTTGTGCTATGTTCCTTTCCCCTGCACTAAACTTTACACTGTTTGCCAGTTTTGCCAAAAACTTTAATCCCATGAGTCACAGTAGTCACCTATTTGCTGGTTAGGATCTAAGTGTCTTATCAATGGACGTCTGGAAATCCATTGATCATAAGAACAGAGTTTTGTCTCCTCCTTTGAATGCACAGTCACTATGTTTACTGCCAATACATCATATCAGACCCCATAGTATTGTATCATTGTTTTGTTACTATGGGTTACAAGGACTATTGGTTAGTTTGTACCTTTCTTAGGGCTCCAATCAGCTAGCTGCTTACTTTTTCCATTTAATATGAAGACATTGTTGTGATTGGTTACTAAGGAATACTAAGCTACTAAATGTAAATTTAATGAATCAATTTTATTGGGCTTCATAGGGTTTTCTACCCAGTTGGGTTATATTTAACATGATATAAAGGATCCCCACTGTAAAACTTAAGGGATGTCACTGTAGGGGACCCTGCTCATACCTAGCACATGTAACGCCATGTTTCTGCAGCAATGTGTTGTCTCACCAGGGTGCAGTGAAGGGTCCTCCAGTCCTGTTCCACTTCAGTCTAATGATATGTCTTTTGTACTTTATTCacacttgttttttgtgtaacttatgtgaaccccttatcaaatgtacagcaccatgtgctctataaatatataatattgaaGCAAATGCCAATAGCAACCACCCAATTACAGTTCAACTTTTTCTTTGTTCAGCATTTTCCATCAATGTGTTACCATACTGTGAAGATGTTGGATATAGAATTTATATCTTCTGTATCGAGTGTTGACGCTGTGATTGTTTACCTTGTAGTGAAGCGAGACATCCAGGAAAGCGATGAGGAAGCCGTACGCGTCAAGGAACAGAGCATTTTGGAGTTGGGTGGGCTCCTGGCCAAAACCGGACAGGCAGCCGGTGAGTTCAAAAGGGGACGCCCCGAGTTGTTAATTTTCTGTAGTCTCTGTATCTTTGTAAATAatttttacacataaaacaaGAGTAGGAGACATTACCTAAAGGCCTAAACAAACAGATTTTATTGCCAGAAATGACATCTTGTCTGATATTACAGCTGATTTCCATTCATCACCTCCTTGTATTGTGTAACCATCTGATACTTTTAGATACATCTGTTCTTATTCTCAAATCTGAGTTAATAAAGAGGTTTTCTTAGAATCTTTGAAAACTCCATGGGATCTGTggtgataaaaatattaaaaaaaataattgcccTGCTTCAGCCACCATTGGGGTTTCCACTATTTTTGGAAATAAATCTGTTAATTGTGAATTCCTTAAAGGGGACTTATCACCATGAAAATGATGTGTTATTTTCACACAGAGTGTTATCTGAACAGGACATATTACAGGACAGTGAAGTAGCTGAGAGTCTTGTGCTTAGAGGCCTACATGCAGGAGCTGAGTAAATAATACTGTGTCCCATCTGCTCTGCTTCCCCTTTTCTATAACCTTCAGGTAGAACACTGTGCAGATTCTGCTCAGACTATCCAGCTCTagaacatgctacctgcagatttcACAGTGTGCTATTGGctggctgtgtgttataacgagaagGAGCTGAACCAATTGTAGatagtgtactatctgctcagttcctcctgctctataacctgctactTGCTGATAGGAAATTAAGTACAAACTGCTTGGCTTCTTCTGATTATACACAAAACACTATGAACAATACTCTTATCTACTCCTGCTCCATATCACACAGCCAACCAATAGGACACTACAACTTGTGCGCATCTCCTTGTGTTCCTGAACTCCACGTGTAGAtgctgcatgttatagaacagaagtAGCTGAAAGTATTTTGTacaatctgcaagcagcatgttattgaggaggagatgagtgtataatgcatagtgtcctatctgcaggcagcatgttatgagcAGGAGGAAGGAGCCGGGTGTACAatgcatagtgtcatatctgcaggcagcatgttatgagcAGGAGGAAGGAGCCAATTGTATAgtgcatagtgtcatatctgtaggcagcatgttattgagcagtaTGAGGTGAGAAGGTTTttttatagggggagatttatcagaagtatctgagagtAGAACTGggctagttgcccatagcagccaAAAGGAGCTCAGATTTCAGTTTTCTACAGCTCTTTTATAACAAACCCTTCTGCTCTCAAACCCTTCTGTTAAGTCTCccccatagtgtcctttctgcaggcagattgTAAAAACTGGGCAGAGGATCATGATGCTCAGAGTATTGTGcaggtactatgtgcaggttgtgtgtTTAAGAGCAAGAGATGCTGAGCAGACTGAAATAAAGGATtgtgtaaaatattttataaatagtCAGTGAtctatttctctggtctttcTTTGTGTATGAAATAGTAGATGAGTCTCTACGTGTCCAGTAATACATTGAGGGCTGTCATTCGCTGACGGCGCTTCCTCCACTGACTCATCTGTGTATGACTGTGCATGTAGAGACAATTGTCAATCACTGATAGCCGGCCCCCCTGACTCGTCTATGGATTGTATACAAGTCTGTATGCAGTAAGTAATGACATGGACTAGAATCCTCTCCGAGGGCGTAGACAGAAATGATAGTGGGGTCATGCTAGTTGAACAGATGGTGGGATCTGCTGACTGGCTCTACTTTCTATCCCTGTAAATATTGTGCCACTTGTGTTAAGTGATAGGATGAGGTTTCGTGAATCTAATGTAATCTATACCGTATTATTAATTTTCTGAGTACATATAAatagcagccagccccctgctgaGATGGTATCACATGTTTATACAAATTACCCAAGTTATTTTCATACTGCATGTTATGTGAGAATTAATATTTCTGTAGCGTAGCATTAAAAGGACTGTCTAGGCCAGCGATGGGCAACCttatgagcttggtgtgtcaaaatttgccaaaaaaccgagcataactcgggtggtgtgtcaccttgacaaaaaacccataattttgtgatatttatagtttaaataacatatatgtataattatttaacttctagggtactttaaccctaggttgtgtgattgatcctaccatgtactaccatactacagtatactacagtctggcagtacatggggattctccacatcatctatttattacaatgtgctggacaatctctcagcctcccggctactgcacctggccgtgtaggagccgaggatgaaacttaactctccggcagccgcgtgtcactgtaaatggctatgcgtgtcagcactgacacgcgtgtcataggttggccatcactggtctaggcagtaatatattatataatcacTTTGTAAATTATCTGCAACTCCACGAAAGCTATTTGCATAGTGTGATCTATCCTCTGTCCTTGTACACTTTTAGCCTTCTAACCTTCTTGCCTCTGTTTCAGAGCTTGGTGGTCTTCTAAAATATGTCCGGCCCTTCCTGAACTCCATCAGTAAGGCGAAAGCGGCTCGTCTTGTAAGATCCCTCCTGGACCTTTTCCTGGACATGGAAGCTGCTACTGGACAGGAGGTGAGGTTGTTATAGGCTTTCCTGAGAAGTATTATCTGCTTTGGGTGTATGAGGATGCTTACTTCAGATAACCAAGCGTGTGTTTAGTGCCATAGGGACAGGACATAAGGGACTACCAGGTACATCATGGGTCACTTGCTTCCCTGGAACTGGCAGATTTTGCATGCTGAATTCCAGACCATCAgagaactgtatatatatcacctcctctttgtacaggagTCATTAAAATCATTTTTTCCACTTAACTTTCACAACTCCATCTTTCATAAACCATAATATGCAAGTGGTTTGGAAACCCACCAGCTTACCTTGGCTAAACTGCATGAAGCCTTTATATGTGGAGGGGCTTTCAAGATCTTAATTCATCCCTAGCTATTCATCAAACTTTGTATAAATCGATATTTCACAAGTATTTTTGTATTCTCTTGTACTATCTTTTTAGAGAAAAGTACTTATTTCTTTGCTTTCTTGGCTACTCTCAGACCTCATGCCTTCCTGATAAATGTACTTTCTgtctgacatcactgctgtattctGTCTTGCTAGTAAGGGTGCGGGCACATGTCcagtttaacgcatgtgtttaaaaacgcattggaatagctgaagtgtgatttgcctaattaaacagctgttaacatttgcgtttgcaAAACACAAAAGTTAACACTTGCGTTACTGAAtgtgttaacggttgcgttttgtaactgctgtttaattaggcaaatcactcttcagctattgcaatgtgtttttaaacgcatgcattaaacgcaatgtgtgaccgcaccctaaagcaGACAGATCACTgagatgtcagattacatagaagttttATCCAGAAAGGAGGGTGAGCAGTGAGTCTCAGCAGCTTGGTCTCCAACTAGCAGTCTAGAGAGGACAGCAAACTATAAATTACACTATATGCAAAAAGCATTGTAAACTTTATTCATTACCAAACAAGATACATATGACAcacaattaaaaacatctaaaacatgtaatatacatacatatcgaCTGGTGACCAAGGTGCAGGTCGACCCAATGAAGACCCCTGCTAAGTCCCCCTGTGGTGGACTGAAAACCTACCAACCAAAATATATAGAGGAATGCCAAGTCTCAACAAATCAAAATATCAGTAAATAGTAACAGTGCATCCCTAAAAATTCATGAATCCTGTGAACAGCCAAAGCATGAATCAAGTATCAAAAGGACTAAATAAGCCTGAAAGTGCATGTGATGTGCCAATAGTACCCAGGTATAGTAACCTAAAGTGCTCTCATAAGGCTGGCCATCAGGCGGTAGGGAAATGCAGGGGTAATGAGCTCCCCATGCGTATCGTCGTCctagacgacttcctcaggggtgaaagCATGGGAGACCTATCTATAGAAGCCATCTATTGGCTGCATATCAAGGTTACAAACTATTAAAAAAGGATTGTAGACCAATAATTGATCCAGCGCTGTGAGATTATTTCTCTCTTGTAGTTTTTACGTTACTTGTGTGAATTGCAAATGCAGTTTGGCAGATGATCTCATGATCCCGGCTCCCCGCTGTGCTGTCAGCTGAGGCTCTGTGTACTGCTAATGGCTTTTAGTGCTGGGAGTCATGACTCTTCTCTGAGATAACACTTCAGAAAGCTGGTAAAGAGAGCCATATAATGGATTGGAAGTAGAGAtgtgaaaaagttaaaatgtgACACTAGGACTAAAATGTGGCGCAAACAACTCCAGAATTGTCACATTTTTCTTATTTCATCTGCATTGACTACAGCCTCTATAACCAGTGGTCTCTCTTTTAGGTGGAGCTGTGCTTGGAATGCATTGAATGGGCCAAGGCTGAGAAGAGGACCTTTCTGCGCCAGGCACTGGAGGTAAGTAACATATGATACAAATATATGTATGTAGACAGTTCTTAGGCGGCATTTTCTTATAGGGTTTTCCCATTTGTCAATAGGATCAGTACTTGTCTTCCATTATTAAAATATATCCTTTTTTTCCTCCTAGGCTCGGCTCGTGTCTCTCTACTTTGACACTAAACGTTACCAAGAGGCATTGCAATTAGGTAATTGTGCCAGAAGGTGGCAGTCATTCTCCATGTGGGATGTTACACATTCAGTTCATAAAGGGAGTCTGACTTGTCACTGTCTCAAATGggcagtgttaaccccttacagtaGCGGATGTCATATATAACACAGAGATGTAACCTTTCTGGAACATTCACAATCTGAGAACTCAGACTCCAAGTGTTCAACAACTTTTCAGCTTTCTCCCTTGTCGTTTGTATAAGGTGCTGTTGATTTGGTTTCCTAGAAACTACTGACAGGCTTCCTTTAAGCCTCTAGTGCTCAATGGATACACAGTCACAATTTATCCTTTGATACTTGGGATCTTTATAGTTCCCAGATTGCTGTATTCCCCTGTAATAGATGCCTTTTGGTCTCCCCTTCTACCCCATGAGGCTCAGTGTGACTTTCCCCATCACACAGCATATTCGCTATGACCTGAAGTCACATTCTACATGCTTGTCTTTGAGAGCTAAACTATTCCTCAGACTATTGATAAACTTTATAAAAGAAGCTGCTGAACATTAAGAAACCACTTTGTGTTCTGTGCTTTATGTGTAGATATTACATTTGAGGGCCAGGCACCTCTGTCAATTAAAGCTTATCCATCCTTATGTCTTTTAGGTTCACAACTTCTAAGAGAACTGAAAAAGATGGATGACAAAGCCCTTTTGGTGGAGGTTCAACTCCTGGAGAGCAAGACCTACCATGCCCTTAGCAACTTACCCAAAGCCAGAGCCGCCCTAACGTCTGCCCGTACTACAGCCAATGCCATCTATTGCCCACCCAAGCTCCAGGCTGCACTGGACATGCAGTCAGGTGAGTAACTAACATTCATGCCTTTGTACATTCCGAATCATTGACTTTAGTCTATCGCTATGGCAAATAATTTGACTCTAATCGGTGGTTGATATTTCAGGTATTATCCATGCAGCAGAGGAGAAGGACTGGAAAACGGCTTACTCTTATTTCTATGAGGCATTTGAGGGGTATGACTCCATTGACAGCCCCAGAGCTATCACAGCCCTGAAGTACATGCTGCTCTGCAAGATCATGTTGAACACGTAAGTCTCTCTATAAAGAGAGTAGGAGACTAGAAAGAAGTCTCTACTTTAATTCTTAAAATTGCAGAAGCCTTTTCTTTAGTGATCATGGCAACACTCATTGCCCTGTGTTCTGGCTTTATACTGTGACAAGTCATCGTATATTTCAAAAATTCTTTGTTTATGTATGTTGGATGATTATGATATAGATCTACTCTCCTTATGATGGGACAACTTGATTAAGATCATATGTCTTCATATGTTGCGGATATACTAGCAGTTTTAACTTGCACACAAATACTACTTGAGTATACATGCAGtctccaggttatgtacaagatgggttccataggtttgttcttaagtcgaatttgtatgcaagtcgaaactgtattttataattgtagatccagacactttttttttttaaatatatatatactgtaatgggaccaaggattatcaataaagattcattagacactttacagcagatcattgcagcctgggactatagtaaagcatccagagagcttcatcagaggtcacagtgatagaggtccatctgtaactagaggtcgcctgtaagtcgggtgctcttaagtagaggactggcTGTATGTCTTCTGTTTTGTTTTCTGTATTCACAGTAGCCAGTCAGTGACTAAGAAGTCAGGTACCAGGCGCTCTCCTTATAACTTTAGAGGACTATGTTTGTTTTTAGAGGACTATGTTTGTTTTTCGTTTTTCGTTCGTTTTCTTTTTTGTAGCCAAACGAGATAATGATTATTTTGTGCTTTCTCAGCTACTTTGACATAGGACTGCATATTAAGCTGGTGGATCTTCTTTAAATCTAGATCCTGGATACCAGGATGTTACATCCTTACAACATCGCCAGTGCCTGAAATAACTGGATTTTCTGTAATTTTGAGATTACTTGATGTTAATTGGTCAGATACAATCATGGCACATTGTGTTTTAGGATTATAATTGGACTTTTTCGTTACTTAcatgtttttggatttttttctcttCCTATAGACCAGAAGACGTGCAGGCCCTGGTTAGCGGGAAGCTAGCACTCCGTTACGCTGGACGGCAGGTTTGTATTCGGTGGCTTTCACATCACTGTACTGTGGGAtctcttaacccctacgggacacagcatcttttggcctaaaggacgcggacccatttttcaaatctggcctgtgtcactataagtggttatagcgtgggaacgctatgagaaatccaggggattttgagattgttttctcgtgacacattgtacttcaaattagtttaaaaatttggatgaaatcttttgcgtttagttatgaaaaaaaacaaaatttggcaaaaaattggaaaaattctatattttcaacgttctaaattctctacttttgatgcagatagtcatagcacccaaat comes from Engystomops pustulosus chromosome 6, aEngPut4.maternal, whole genome shotgun sequence and encodes:
- the PSMD11 gene encoding 26S proteasome non-ATPase regulatory subunit 11, coding for MATAAVIEFQRAQEMLVTDRAASIDILQSIVKRDIQESDEEAVRVKEQSILELGGLLAKTGQAAELGGLLKYVRPFLNSISKAKAARLVRSLLDLFLDMEAATGQEVELCLECIEWAKAEKRTFLRQALEARLVSLYFDTKRYQEALQLGSQLLRELKKMDDKALLVEVQLLESKTYHALSNLPKARAALTSARTTANAIYCPPKLQAALDMQSGIIHAAEEKDWKTAYSYFYEAFEGYDSIDSPRAITALKYMLLCKIMLNTPEDVQALVSGKLALRYAGRQTEALKCVAQASKNRSLANFEKALTDYKAELREDPIISTHLAKLYDNLLEQNLIRVIEPFSRVQIDHISSLIKLSKPEVERKLSQMILDKKFHGILDQGEGVLIIFDEPPVDKTYEAALETIQNMSKVVDSLYNKAKKLT